acgcccatggagtgttattgtcatgggataaccttgttatgtcatgaaattcagaaactcataattaatacctgatattcagcttaaaaaatcttCTACCTATAAATTATTCACGGTAAAATATCcgaaatccttatttccagcaaatttcaagaatccaaattaccaaaattaagttaaaacatcactttattcatttggccacagataacagaatcatttgacttccaagtctgccacttttcaaatcagaatttggaagaccaatatggccgtttccgtcgcacaattcccgtcacatttattcgaaaaagctccttcctgatattctatgttctaagggttTGAATCCTATTTGACAGGTAGGAGGCAAAAAGTCAGATTCAATGGGGTCGAATCGAATACCTCGGAGAGTAAATATGGAATTTCCCAGGGAACAACTTTGGGACCTTTATTGTTCTTGATTTACATGAATGATATTGTCAGGAATGTGGGGCATAGTAAACTGTCAGCACTTGCAGATGACACAATGTTGTTCATTATCGGTGAGGATATATTTCTGATGGAATTGTTAATGAAAGAAGACCTGAATATATTATGTAATTGGTTAAGGAATAATCAATTGCAGATTAATTTTAAGAAGAGCAATTTCATGATTTTCGGTAAAGAAAAATGCCTCAAACGTATTGAAGAAGAGGTTAACATATCAATAGGGAATAATTCGTTGAAGAGGGTGGAATCAATAAAATTCCTAGGTGTAATTATGGACTctaagttgaaatttcaattacatgcagaatatatcatgaaaaaaatggCACAAAAAATTCACTTTATTGGAAGAATCAGTAACAAAATTGATATGAGAAGTAGAGTTTTATTGTTCAGGTCCATTGTACTACCTCATCTGGATTTCTGCACCTCCCTTTTCTTCAATTTGTCATCCAATTATTTAGATAAAATGCAAAGAATTGTAAATAGGGGCATGAGAATAGTTTTAAAATGTGGCAGGAGGACCCCTATCAGACTGATGTTGGAGGCCCTCAATTTGATGAGTGTTAGACAGAGGATCCTCTTCAGAACCTTGGATTTGATTCATAAGATAAAACTCAACATGCAACCAAATTATTTATCGGAGAAATTAACATATGTTTCACATATTCATCATCACGATACAAGGTCCAGAGACAATTTTTTTGTGGATACTTACCGTACTACTTCGATGACAGGATCCACTTTGGTGAGGGGCCTAGTCTGTTACAATGAGCTACCTCATGCGATTAGAGATTCAATTAATTATAGGTCTTTCAGGAAGTTACTGATTGCACACATACGGGAGCATTTCtgatttgaattaattttatttctttttttctgtTGTAACTAAGGTTTTTCACTAAATGaagagttattattattattaatataccGCAATAGAAGAATTCCAAATCACTAGTAGACAATCTCATCAATCTCATAGCATTTTATGAATATCAAACATTCCTCAAGATATATATGGTACTTCCAACATAAAGGGGCAATTCTGAAAGTTCCCGGTATTGACTACTGATTGCTTGTTAATGCGTTTTCTTCCCCCCTCCAAAATATTTTACTACTCAAGTGCCGGGTAAAGTACCCTTGTCTTCAGTATAAGTTTTTAAGTTTCAGAGTGCGGAATATTCTCCAGAGTGTGGTTTCGGTCTATCCGTAAGTTAGGTGTGCCCTGAAGATTGGAATATTTGAATTCCTGAACGTAAAAGACTATTTGGAAGCCAAAATTCTGCAGTGAGTAACAATTATTCTCActataataaatcaatatttttaatcTTTTATATATTGTTCGCTATTTGAAAGCAATCTTTTCCATTTCTAATTAAATTTGTCGGTTCTGTTGCTAATTTTACCTTTCATTGTAGTACCTACCTATCCAATACAATATTTCATACTATTTTTATTTAGTTTACATCTCATTCAATTTTGTGAAGTTGGAAGGTTGTACCGAATCGAactattttcacattttcttaTTTCCATTCTCTAAACTCCAGaaataaatgtttctttttATGAGTACCGATTtctacagaaaaaatattgtttcaaaTGTTCAGAAAAAAAGCACTTCGGTTTGACGTCAAGGTGAGAGACCATTTATGACATGTATCATCAAAAATCATTAAATTGTATGAGTCAATATTGTCTCCAGTATCAATCAGTTTTCTACCATACCGCAATTTCATATCAACACTGGGCGATGAATAATATTCAGTGAACGACATTTTCTCAGTATATGGAGGAGTATTTGTGTGCACCTCAGTTAAAATGGCGGTCTTATCAGCTAATCCGAAATACCCTGTGACAATGTGTCTTCGTGATTACGGGTTTTATCTGAATTATAATTGATTTTCTTTGTGTTTTTCGAAAGAAATGTCAAACTAGAATATTTTCTGAGTTGCAAAACTTGATGGAGCacggaattttttatttttgttgataaGAATTCCAGTAAATTATGTAGAGACCGCAGATAAAACCAGATTTCTTGTGTCCATGCCAATGAGATACCGCCACTACATGTGGGTTAAACGTGGTAGTTTCGTCATAATACAACATATTCAGGAAGGTGTTAAGGTCAAAGGTGAAATTGTTAGAGTTTTGATCACCCAACATATAAAGTATTTCAAGAAAGACGAAATATGGCCTGCTGCGTTCTATGAAAAACCAGAATTGGAGGAAAGTGATGATGATAACGACGATGATATCCCAATGAATACTAACAGAGTACAAGCAATGATCGAAATCTCCAGTGGCAATGATTCTAGTGAAGATGATCCCAGTGACGGTGATCAAAGCGACGATGATAGTGTTGGTGAAACGTAATCACTTTGGCAATTAGTATTTTGAATTgtaaaaatgtaaataaattaGGACATTTTCAATATATATTACCCTTAAAATCTACAGATTTGaggtttttcatttcaatatgaatCCCGTCATTTTCAGTTCGTCCTAGAATAAGTAATGAAATCTAGGCAgcaaatttttgacatttttcattaatCGATGTTGGATTGATGGCCACTTGTtgctgaataaaaaaaaaaattagtctcAAGAGGTTCAAAACTACATAGTATTTTATTGTTGAAACGTTTGCTGTAAGTTTCTAATAGAATGGTTATTGTTGCTTCCAACTAGATCACGGTGATATATCtgatatcttccagaaaaacagTAGATAAAAAATACCGTACTAaataatttcattcaaattattattggtattgaaattgacatatttcatatttcttccaatttttgCAATGGCTTCTGATGTTGTTTCAAAAATACTAATTATTGTCATTTCATTGTTCATTGTTCATTTCATCAACTGAGGGTATCAGAAGGCAAGGGGTATAagtacaaaaaaatttattgagatattttaatttgtTAAATTTTTACCCAAGAACAATCCTAGCAACTGGAAATCCATGAGTTATACAGCacacattatttattttgagcattatttttctttcagggCCGTAGTTTGTTACAGAGTTGTTGAACATgcaactttcgaaaaaaaaaattttttttcagataggaTCCAAGTTTACTTGGATCATTGAAGCTCTaaaaaactgttaaaatatggTGAGTAGTAATATTTCTTTTTGATAAATTACAACACTAAGACTTGTCGAATGTATATACAAATCTGCATGTGCATTAATATTTTACTCGAGTATAACATCGATGTAGATTCAGATTTGTAGTAAAACAAGAAGAAGAATTGTATAAAACACCCTTTCAACACGATTCAAAATTTCACTACCATCAAAATATAGGTAGTTGTCCAGccaatataatgataataatgcaCATGCACTTAAAGTAGGACCAAGTTGAATGTTCAGCATGCATATACAGTCCTAGTTATCTATacctaaaaaataaattaaaggaGTATAAGTTAATCTGCTAAGTGTATATTAATTTATAGTTCCTCCTTTTGGACTTGGCTATTCGATATTGGAC
Above is a window of Coccinella septempunctata chromosome 5, icCocSept1.1, whole genome shotgun sequence DNA encoding:
- the LOC123313209 gene encoding probable RNA-binding protein EIF1AD — encoded protein: MPRLVSRATTRKHIMREVYDYSPPAENQQIVKITASKGNNLHEIETADKTRFLVSMPMRYRHYMWVKRGSFVIIQHIQEGVKVKGEIVRVLITQHIKYFKKDEIWPAAFYEKPELEESDDDNDDDIPMNTNRVQAMIEISSGNDSSEDDPSDGDQSDDDSVGET